One Deefgea tanakiae genomic region harbors:
- a CDS encoding amino acid permease — translation MTLDRKDWEWVLTCFGTAVGAGILYLPIRAGMGGIWSMLILTAIIFPITYVAHRGITRVVASCPQPTDIIGAVEHDLGRNVGFAVSILYFLSIVTICVGYATGVTNIVASFLENQMGIEGFSRTILTFLLLASLTGVILAGEKFMVRVTSFMTFPLIVMLAGLSIYMIPQWNLSVLNTPFESAEVLKNLLLLFPVLVFAMNFSPVCSTLAASYRARYSANEAVARTDGIIKWTSLILLVFVMFFVFSMVLATSPEVLASSQEKNIDILTTMSLIVSQPFLRYLIPAIAFLAIASSYFGHFVGTREGLVGITTRVMTWSNPAAEAKLDRKKINLVVTLVMMLGLWFLAVYNPPILKIIGALSAPVIAIYAYLMPVMLMKRIPRLMIYQSRTAGFIFVMGVVGILGDFVGSYL, via the coding sequence ATGACTTTAGATCGGAAGGATTGGGAATGGGTTTTGACCTGTTTTGGTACTGCAGTTGGGGCGGGGATTTTGTACCTGCCGATTCGTGCGGGTATGGGTGGCATATGGTCGATGCTGATATTGACGGCGATTATTTTTCCAATCACTTATGTGGCACATCGTGGGATTACGCGGGTCGTTGCATCATGCCCGCAGCCCACCGACATCATTGGTGCCGTTGAGCACGATTTAGGGCGAAACGTAGGTTTTGCCGTGTCTATTCTGTATTTTCTCTCGATTGTGACGATTTGCGTAGGCTACGCAACTGGTGTTACCAATATCGTCGCTTCGTTTTTGGAAAACCAGATGGGCATAGAAGGGTTCTCGCGAACCATTTTAACTTTCTTGCTGCTGGCTAGTTTGACCGGTGTGATTTTGGCTGGTGAGAAGTTCATGGTGCGTGTTACGTCGTTTATGACATTCCCTTTGATTGTCATGTTGGCCGGCTTGTCGATCTATATGATCCCACAGTGGAATTTGTCGGTACTTAATACACCGTTTGAATCAGCTGAGGTTCTTAAAAATCTATTGCTGCTATTTCCGGTGCTGGTGTTTGCGATGAATTTTTCGCCTGTGTGTTCGACACTGGCTGCGTCGTACCGTGCTCGTTACAGTGCCAATGAGGCCGTTGCCCGCACTGATGGCATTATCAAATGGACCTCTCTGATTCTATTAGTATTTGTGATGTTTTTTGTGTTTTCTATGGTATTGGCGACCTCACCTGAAGTGTTGGCCTCATCACAAGAGAAAAATATCGACATTCTGACGACGATGTCCCTGATTGTGTCGCAACCCTTTTTGCGTTATTTAATCCCCGCGATTGCATTTTTGGCGATTGCCAGTTCCTACTTTGGTCACTTTGTTGGCACCCGTGAAGGCTTGGTGGGGATAACCACTCGAGTAATGACTTGGAGCAACCCTGCTGCCGAAGCAAAGCTTGATCGCAAGAAAATTAATTTAGTCGTTACCTTGGTTATGATGCTGGGTCTTTGGTTTCTGGCGGTTTACAACCCGCCTATCCTGAAAATTATCGGTGCTTTGTCGGCGCCCGTGATTGCGATCTATGCTTACTTAATGCCAGTAATGTTGATGAAACGGATTCCACGTTTGATGATTTACCAGTCGCGCACTGCAGGCTTTATTTTTGTGATGGGTGTGGTTGGCATTCTGGGCGATTTTGTCGGTAGCTATTTGTAA
- a CDS encoding low molecular weight protein-tyrosine-phosphatase: MYKVLMVCTGNICRSPTADGVLRHLITEQRLTNQIEVDSAGTQSYHVGEAPDRRSQKHALRRGYDLSNLRARQMKSTDYAEYDLILAMDRSHLNYLKQYCPVEYQEKLKLFLSFTAQTTEQEVPDPYYGGDQGFEHVLDLVEDACQGVLQSILKTR, translated from the coding sequence ATGTATAAAGTGCTTATGGTTTGCACGGGTAATATTTGCCGCAGCCCCACGGCGGATGGGGTGTTGCGGCACCTCATCACTGAACAGCGATTGACGAATCAAATCGAAGTCGATTCGGCGGGAACGCAAAGCTATCATGTTGGGGAGGCTCCAGACCGTCGCTCTCAAAAACATGCTTTGCGACGGGGTTATGATTTATCAAATCTGCGTGCGCGTCAGATGAAAAGCACCGATTACGCCGAGTACGATTTAATTTTGGCTATGGATCGCAGCCATTTAAATTACCTGAAGCAGTATTGTCCGGTTGAATACCAAGAAAAACTAAAGCTGTTTTTGTCTTTTACAGCGCAAACCACCGAGCAAGAAGTGCCAGATCCTTACTATGGTGGTGACCAAGGCTTTGAGCATGTGCTTGATTTAGTCGAAGACGCTTGCCAAGGCGTTTTGCAGTCCATCCTCAAAACAAGGTAA
- a CDS encoding CorA family divalent cation transporter, with amino-acid sequence MATSADIVVKHFRQILIWPLQLMPYEVKGQGSTMGRHWLQMLKYAEADSPWQPRPTEFDGDPAEFQERHYREFVTFLPYVQRFLYGEGRSNNLNSDQFGQSPLHVFRRNDIRKIVMMFKDGAVHHFSVAHIDLYFFYDIDVVILAFEIQGDNLPLKRVQDALFRFGRAFPAQWDEDHTAASCLRKVAWLDEQGDVLASSDYEDREGYLSHLGRYRAPKMAAHWEFLLSPLVLHHSSALGLIRYRQIEYHRMPIMAYLAVDDPFALSEEDFYRLGMVTRPGDGDALPYTRKVFEEFEQNCCFDRFWIPDRKHISASTRMMCNGHAFVLVGTHGSEFYSDPHTGALGQFRHQYFLLGLIAHFHKAALLMFSDRLAVALADLNLEDVRSVRKFKREIRHLQEAFLRFNQRYWFREVSNQIISDQIYQMLHRHLEVSRLHQDVRDSIQSMSQYLENDDLRRQADTVVRLTVVTIFGLIGTTVTGFLGMNLFSLAEQSTVDRALYFISVFIVMLVLTFFTVAKSKAFSEFLDAVADERMSWSAKLFMFLRIWRRK; translated from the coding sequence ATGGCAACCAGCGCAGATATTGTTGTTAAGCATTTTCGCCAGATTTTAATTTGGCCCTTGCAGCTGATGCCTTACGAGGTCAAGGGGCAGGGCAGTACGATGGGTCGACATTGGTTGCAAATGTTGAAGTACGCCGAGGCGGATTCTCCATGGCAGCCACGCCCCACTGAGTTTGACGGTGATCCTGCCGAATTTCAGGAGCGGCATTACCGTGAGTTTGTTACCTTCCTGCCTTATGTGCAGCGCTTCTTATATGGTGAAGGTCGCTCAAATAATCTAAATTCTGATCAATTCGGTCAGTCTCCATTGCATGTGTTTCGTCGGAATGATATTCGCAAAATTGTCATGATGTTTAAGGACGGTGCGGTCCATCATTTCTCGGTTGCGCATATCGACTTATATTTCTTTTATGACATTGATGTCGTTATTCTTGCATTTGAAATTCAGGGCGACAACTTACCTTTAAAGCGTGTTCAAGATGCTTTGTTTCGATTTGGTCGAGCATTTCCAGCGCAGTGGGATGAAGATCATACAGCCGCTAGTTGCCTAAGGAAGGTTGCATGGCTGGATGAGCAGGGTGATGTATTGGCTTCATCCGATTACGAGGATAGGGAAGGGTATTTGTCCCATCTTGGGCGTTATCGTGCGCCAAAGATGGCTGCGCACTGGGAGTTTTTGCTAAGCCCTTTGGTTCTCCATCATTCATCTGCGCTGGGTTTGATTCGCTATCGGCAAATTGAATACCACCGCATGCCAATTATGGCTTATCTTGCTGTTGATGATCCCTTTGCACTTTCTGAAGAGGATTTTTATCGCTTAGGCATGGTGACTAGGCCCGGTGATGGGGACGCTTTGCCTTATACCCGCAAGGTCTTTGAAGAATTTGAACAAAATTGCTGTTTTGACCGTTTTTGGATACCCGATCGCAAACATATTTCTGCTTCAACACGCATGATGTGCAATGGACATGCCTTTGTTTTGGTTGGGACGCATGGAAGTGAATTTTATTCTGATCCTCATACTGGCGCGCTGGGTCAATTTCGGCATCAATATTTTCTACTGGGGCTTATTGCTCACTTTCATAAAGCGGCATTGCTGATGTTTTCAGATCGCTTGGCGGTGGCGTTGGCCGACCTGAATCTGGAGGACGTACGTTCAGTTCGAAAATTCAAGCGAGAGATACGACATTTGCAAGAGGCATTTTTGCGATTTAATCAGCGCTATTGGTTTCGCGAGGTCTCAAATCAAATTATATCTGACCAAATTTATCAGATGTTACATCGGCATTTGGAGGTGAGCCGCTTGCATCAAGATGTTCGGGATTCAATCCAGAGTATGAGCCAATATCTTGAAAATGATGATTTACGCCGACAAGCCGATACGGTGGTTCGGCTGACTGTGGTAACCATATTTGGCTTGATTGGCACAACGGTAACTGGTTTTTTGGGAATGAATTTATTTTCCTTGGCAGAACAATCAACGGTTGATCGGGCGTTGTATTTTATTTCCGTATTTATCGTTATGCTGGTTTTGACCTTTTTTACCGTAGCCAAATCGAAGGCATTTTCTGAGTTTTTGGACGCAGTTGCGGATGAACGCATGTCGTGGAGCGCAAAGCTGTTCATGTTTTTAAGAATTTGGCGGCGAAAATAG
- a CDS encoding TMEM165/GDT1 family protein, whose amino-acid sequence MFDTFLISTGVVAIAEMGDKTQLLSLILAARFRRPLPIVAGIFVATVLNHFAAAWIGQQVAGLISADILRWVVGLGFLVIAAWALIPDTISEEESQVKPYGAFVATTIAFFLAEMGDKTQVATVALALKYAPLWQVVLGTTLGMMLANVPAVYLGNWISSRMHILRMVRFVAAGIFAVIGVMALLGVAG is encoded by the coding sequence ATGTTTGATACGTTTTTAATTTCGACGGGTGTTGTTGCTATTGCCGAAATGGGCGACAAAACTCAATTACTGTCTTTGATTCTTGCTGCCCGTTTTCGTCGGCCATTGCCGATTGTTGCGGGCATTTTTGTTGCTACTGTACTCAATCACTTTGCTGCCGCGTGGATTGGGCAACAAGTTGCTGGTTTAATTTCAGCTGATATTTTGCGTTGGGTTGTTGGTTTGGGTTTCTTGGTAATCGCAGCATGGGCTTTGATTCCGGATACGATTTCAGAAGAAGAATCACAAGTTAAACCGTATGGTGCATTTGTAGCGACAACAATCGCCTTCTTTTTGGCGGAAATGGGTGATAAAACGCAAGTTGCGACTGTTGCGCTTGCTTTAAAATACGCCCCGTTGTGGCAGGTAGTACTGGGGACGACCTTGGGGATGATGTTAGCGAATGTGCCTGCGGTGTATCTTGGCAATTGGATCTCATCAAGGATGCATATCCTCAGAATGGTGCGTTTTGTAGCTGCGGGGATTTTTGCGGTCATTGGCGTAATGGCCTTGCTGGGTGTCGCTGGCTAA
- a CDS encoding hypoxanthine-guanine phosphoribosyltransferase translates to MQLPEARTILDNADCLHDEVEVNAALDKMGEAMCAALAHTNPVVYTVLNGGLIVSGHLLPRLRFPLEISYMHATRYRNETSGGALDWKVKPREDLRGRTVVIVDDILDEGHTLAAIVDYCKQQGASAVHVAVLIDKKHNRKAPGIKADFVGMEVEDRFLFGCGMDYQGYWRNTLAVYAVKGL, encoded by the coding sequence ATGCAATTGCCTGAGGCTAGAACTATTCTTGATAACGCAGACTGTCTGCATGATGAAGTTGAAGTCAATGCCGCGCTCGACAAAATGGGTGAGGCAATGTGCGCTGCCTTGGCGCACACCAACCCTGTGGTCTATACCGTCTTGAATGGTGGTTTAATTGTATCTGGGCATTTGCTGCCTCGTTTGCGTTTTCCGCTAGAAATTTCATACATGCACGCGACTCGATATCGTAATGAAACTAGCGGTGGCGCATTGGATTGGAAAGTGAAACCGCGCGAAGATTTACGGGGCCGTACGGTCGTGATTGTGGATGATATTTTAGATGAAGGTCACACCTTGGCGGCAATTGTTGACTATTGCAAGCAGCAAGGTGCAAGCGCGGTTCATGTTGCAGTGTTAATTGATAAAAAACACAATCGTAAGGCGCCAGGTATTAAAGCTGATTTTGTTGGGATGGAAGTTGAAGATCGATTTTTATTTGGCTGCGGGATGGATTATCAAGGCTATTGGCGAAATACCTTGGCGGTCTACGCAGTAAAAGGCTTGTAA
- a CDS encoding L-serine ammonia-lyase — MLSVFDLFKIGIGPSSSHTVGPMVAAKAFVDQLGEKQSQVARIRVDFYGSLALTGEGHGAVAATLLGLEGHTPKYVNPDFVSLRLIGLQQADAQLMLSGQFAVPFDFGKDLILQRHLFLKQHPNGMRLRAYDKDAREIANEVYFSVGGGFVVHEADFGQVPAATQDVPYPFQTAADLMAHCRAQQLSIAQIVMANEVALQPEAAVRAQVLEIANVMQQCIQNGCTREGELPGGYRVNRRAPAIFRKMVGMQLTGRADFMLWPMVYAFAVSEENASGGRVVTAPTNGAAGIIPAVLQYYRNFTPTANEAGIVDFLLTAAAIGMLYKMNASISGAEVGCQGEVGVACSMAAGAYCAVLGGTLEQVENAAEIGMEHHLGLTCDPVGGLVQIPCVERNGVAAEKAIKIAQLALMESGEHKVTLDKVIETMYRTGMDMHNTYKETSLGGLALTVGIPAC; from the coding sequence ATGTTAAGTGTGTTTGACTTATTTAAGATTGGAATTGGCCCGTCGAGCTCGCATACCGTAGGGCCGATGGTCGCGGCAAAAGCCTTTGTCGACCAATTGGGTGAAAAACAAAGTCAGGTTGCTCGTATTCGTGTCGATTTTTATGGTTCGTTGGCTTTAACAGGTGAGGGGCATGGTGCTGTAGCTGCCACTTTGCTTGGGCTTGAAGGCCATACACCGAAATACGTGAATCCTGATTTTGTTTCATTACGATTGATTGGCTTACAACAAGCCGATGCGCAGCTGATGTTATCCGGTCAGTTTGCTGTGCCATTTGATTTTGGTAAAGACTTGATTTTACAGCGGCATTTGTTTTTAAAGCAGCACCCCAATGGGATGCGACTGCGCGCATATGATAAGGATGCTCGCGAAATTGCCAATGAGGTGTACTTCTCGGTGGGGGGCGGTTTTGTGGTGCATGAGGCGGACTTTGGCCAGGTGCCCGCGGCCACTCAAGATGTACCTTATCCGTTCCAAACGGCGGCAGACCTAATGGCGCATTGCCGTGCTCAGCAGTTGTCGATTGCGCAAATTGTGATGGCCAATGAGGTTGCGTTGCAACCTGAAGCCGCAGTCAGAGCTCAAGTGCTAGAAATTGCGAATGTAATGCAGCAGTGCATTCAAAATGGCTGCACCCGCGAAGGTGAGTTACCGGGGGGCTATCGAGTGAATCGACGTGCTCCCGCTATTTTTCGCAAAATGGTCGGCATGCAGTTAACGGGGCGCGCTGATTTTATGTTGTGGCCCATGGTCTATGCTTTTGCGGTTTCAGAAGAAAACGCTAGTGGTGGCCGAGTTGTTACTGCGCCTACCAATGGCGCGGCAGGGATTATTCCTGCGGTGCTGCAGTATTATCGTAATTTTACGCCTACTGCGAATGAAGCTGGCATTGTTGATTTCTTGCTCACGGCCGCTGCGATTGGCATGTTGTACAAAATGAATGCTTCAATTTCTGGGGCCGAGGTGGGTTGTCAGGGCGAGGTGGGTGTAGCTTGCTCAATGGCGGCTGGCGCTTATTGTGCCGTGTTAGGTGGTACTTTAGAGCAGGTTGAAAATGCCGCTGAAATCGGGATGGAGCATCATTTAGGCTTGACTTGTGACCCTGTGGGCGGCTTGGTGCAAATTCCGTGCGTTGAGCGAAATGGCGTGGCAGCAGAAAAAGCTATCAAAATTGCCCAACTGGCGCTGATGGAAAGTGGTGAGCATAAAGTGACTTTAGATAAGGTCATCGAAACCATGTATCGCACCGGTATGGATATGCATAATACCTACAAGGAAACCTCTTTAGGTGGCTTGGCGCTGACAGTTGGGATTCCTGCTTGTTAA
- a CDS encoding NCS2 family permease: MLESFFKLKEHGTDVRTEVIAGFTTFLTMAYIVFVNPSILALTGMDFNAVFVATCLAAAMGTAIMALVANYPIALAPGMGLNAYFTFTVVQGMGVPWQTALGAVFISGIIFLVVSLFKVREAIVNAIPHSLKLAISAGVGMFLAIIALKNAGVVVGSPATLVTLGDIHAPQTLLAILGFFMIVAMEYRKIHGSIIIAILTITMLSIAMGLSEFKGVFSMPPSMAPTFMQMDLAGALNAGLLGVIFVFFFVDLFDTTGTLIGVSHRAGLLDKDGKLPRLKKALLADSVAITAGAAMGTSSTTAYIESAAGTAVGGRTGLTALVVSLLFLAALWFSPLAATVPAYATAPALCYVAVLMARGLAEIEWDDLTESAPAVMTAFAMPFTFSIADGIAFGFISYTVIKLLAGRYKDLSVAVLVITALWIVKFAFFH; encoded by the coding sequence ATGTTGGAGTCATTTTTTAAGCTCAAAGAGCATGGTACTGATGTAAGGACGGAAGTGATTGCGGGTTTCACCACCTTCTTGACTATGGCCTACATTGTGTTTGTTAACCCGTCGATTCTGGCTTTGACGGGTATGGATTTTAACGCGGTCTTTGTGGCAACGTGTTTAGCTGCCGCGATGGGAACGGCCATTATGGCCTTGGTTGCCAATTACCCAATTGCACTCGCACCTGGTATGGGTTTGAACGCTTATTTCACGTTTACCGTGGTTCAAGGTATGGGCGTGCCGTGGCAAACCGCGCTGGGCGCGGTGTTTATCTCCGGTATTATTTTTCTGGTTGTGAGTCTATTTAAAGTGCGTGAGGCGATTGTGAATGCCATTCCTCACTCATTGAAACTGGCTATTTCTGCCGGTGTAGGTATGTTTTTGGCGATTATTGCGCTAAAAAATGCCGGTGTTGTCGTTGGTTCTCCAGCCACCTTGGTGACTCTGGGTGATATTCATGCTCCGCAAACACTGCTTGCGATTTTAGGTTTTTTCATGATTGTGGCCATGGAGTACCGCAAAATTCATGGTTCTATCATTATCGCTATTTTGACAATCACTATGTTGTCGATTGCAATGGGCTTGAGTGAGTTTAAAGGTGTGTTTTCGATGCCACCTTCAATGGCGCCGACCTTTATGCAGATGGATTTAGCTGGCGCATTAAATGCAGGCTTGCTCGGTGTTATTTTTGTTTTCTTCTTTGTTGATTTGTTTGATACCACTGGTACCTTGATTGGTGTTTCGCATCGTGCGGGCTTGCTGGATAAAGATGGAAAGTTGCCGCGTCTGAAAAAAGCCCTGTTGGCAGATTCGGTTGCGATTACTGCCGGTGCTGCGATGGGTACTTCGTCGACGACAGCGTATATTGAATCTGCAGCAGGTACAGCCGTGGGCGGCCGCACTGGTTTGACGGCGCTGGTTGTTTCTTTACTCTTTTTGGCTGCACTTTGGTTTTCGCCGTTGGCTGCAACAGTGCCAGCGTATGCCACTGCACCTGCTTTATGCTACGTCGCGGTATTGATGGCGCGTGGTTTGGCTGAAATCGAATGGGATGATCTGACTGAGTCTGCGCCTGCAGTAATGACTGCTTTTGCGATGCCGTTTACGTTTTCAATTGCTGATGGTATCGCTTTTGGTTTTATTAGCTATACCGTAATCAAGCTACTAGCCGGTCGTTATAAAGATTTGAGTGTTGCCGTTTTGGTAATTACTGCCTTGTGGATTGTTAAATTTGCGTTTTTCCACTGA
- a CDS encoding adenine phosphoribosyltransferase, with translation MMLSPSLDEPPYADYIRSRIRTVPNWPQAGVMFRDITPLLQDKKTFRVLVDIFVHRYMDQKLDVVAGVDARGFILGAVVAYELNLGFVPIRKKGKLPFDTISEEYELEYGSAIVELHADACKAGDRVLLIDDLVATGGTMIAAANLLKRIGAEVVEAAAIVDLPELGGSKLVQQEGISLFTVCDFSGH, from the coding sequence ATGATGTTAAGCCCTAGCTTGGATGAGCCGCCGTACGCAGATTATATTCGATCGCGTATCCGCACCGTACCCAATTGGCCGCAAGCTGGGGTGATGTTTCGCGACATTACACCCTTGCTGCAAGATAAAAAGACCTTCCGTGTCTTGGTTGATATTTTTGTTCATCGGTATATGGACCAAAAATTAGACGTTGTCGCTGGTGTTGATGCGCGTGGTTTTATTTTGGGCGCAGTTGTTGCCTATGAACTCAATTTAGGCTTTGTTCCCATTCGCAAGAAAGGCAAGCTGCCTTTTGATACGATCTCAGAAGAGTATGAGCTTGAATATGGCTCGGCTATAGTTGAATTGCACGCCGATGCCTGTAAGGCTGGTGATCGTGTGTTGCTGATTGATGATTTGGTGGCGACTGGCGGTACGATGATTGCTGCTGCCAATTTGCTCAAGCGTATTGGTGCCGAGGTCGTTGAGGCGGCTGCGATTGTTGATTTGCCCGAGTTGGGCGGTTCAAAATTGGTGCAGCAAGAAGGTATTTCACTGTTTACTGTATGTGATTTTTCTGGTCATTAA